One segment of Sulfobacillus thermosulfidooxidans DSM 9293 DNA contains the following:
- a CDS encoding beta-class carbonic anhydrase, whose protein sequence is MLYETLDQQIKNYADWVLRRQRGIPNNRRLFVVACMDERLPVEEALGIDKGDAHIFRNAGGLVTDDVIRSAMLTTNFFGTEEIIIVNHTECGMMSAKTETLVQAMKDKVGNLEQVALDPSLPELTLTDPNAFGRWIKMFDDVDAISEAQVKFLRNHPFIPAHVSIHSYVYEVETGRLRKPHERLAEHVNDARTMIEHAYLA, encoded by the coding sequence ATGCTATACGAAACCTTGGATCAACAAATCAAGAATTATGCCGATTGGGTATTACGGCGTCAGCGGGGCATTCCCAATAACCGGCGGTTATTTGTTGTGGCGTGTATGGACGAAAGATTGCCAGTTGAAGAAGCTCTAGGAATTGACAAGGGTGATGCCCACATTTTTCGCAATGCGGGCGGACTAGTCACCGATGACGTCATTCGTTCCGCCATGTTGACGACTAATTTTTTTGGTACCGAAGAAATTATTATTGTCAATCACACGGAATGTGGGATGATGTCAGCGAAAACTGAGACATTAGTGCAAGCCATGAAGGACAAAGTGGGGAATCTTGAGCAAGTGGCTCTTGATCCCTCGCTTCCCGAATTGACATTGACTGATCCGAATGCCTTTGGACGGTGGATTAAAATGTTCGATGACGTGGATGCGATTTCGGAGGCGCAAGTAAAATTTCTGCGAAACCATCCCTTTATTCCGGCTCATGTCAGTATTCACAGTTACGTCTATGAAGTGGAAACAGGTCGCTTACGTAAACCTCATGAACGTCTGGCAGAACACGTCAATGACGCGCGGACGATGATTGAACATGCCTATTTAGCCTAG
- a CDS encoding ABC transporter substrate-binding protein, with the protein MRMNARDFGVFAVLSSLIASLLTGCGQNAAKNSAPTPSTTLAKTAIHFPGGSVKPLAHPITVYVADDKDPAGAGIMLANALGYFKQLGIRIKLETFNSGADEFNSLAANQIDVARGLISAAFFNSYSQGLPVYLVADGGHNLPGRPYFALVLRKSLQGRIKTYSQLKGLKIGLVSFGNVNQLYLDRALAKGHLTNHDVHLVVVDSFSDLVTAMGNGAVDGAMLVEPDIYRATSEGIGFVFKDPTQYAPREEASTLMFSSNFVKDTPVARRFILAYLEGVRYFDTHFVYSHQGENTVLKIISQDSGDPVSLLTHINPAGLSPYGTFSVAQVQQDENWYQQYGTVTHNVPATKLVNLSFVKWADKILGPYHYPKHSHQS; encoded by the coding sequence ATGCGGATGAACGCACGGGACTTCGGTGTCTTTGCTGTGCTGAGCAGTCTCATCGCCTCATTATTAACTGGATGTGGCCAAAACGCTGCCAAAAATAGTGCGCCGACTCCCTCCACAACTTTAGCCAAAACGGCTATCCATTTCCCGGGGGGAAGCGTTAAACCTTTGGCTCATCCCATCACGGTCTATGTCGCGGATGACAAGGATCCCGCAGGAGCCGGCATTATGTTAGCGAATGCATTAGGGTATTTTAAGCAACTGGGGATTCGCATCAAATTAGAAACATTTAATTCTGGAGCTGACGAGTTTAACTCCTTGGCCGCCAATCAAATCGATGTTGCCCGGGGTCTCATCTCGGCGGCGTTTTTCAACTCGTATTCCCAAGGTTTACCGGTCTATTTAGTGGCTGATGGCGGGCATAATTTGCCGGGAAGACCGTATTTTGCCCTGGTTTTGCGTAAGAGCTTACAAGGTCGCATTAAAACCTATTCACAGTTAAAAGGACTAAAAATTGGTCTGGTATCCTTTGGCAATGTCAACCAACTGTATTTAGATCGGGCTTTGGCTAAGGGTCATCTGACCAACCACGATGTACATCTGGTTGTTGTCGACTCGTTTTCCGATTTAGTCACAGCCATGGGCAATGGGGCGGTAGATGGTGCCATGTTGGTAGAACCTGATATTTACCGTGCGACATCAGAAGGCATTGGCTTTGTGTTTAAAGACCCAACACAATATGCTCCGCGGGAAGAAGCCTCCACATTGATGTTTTCTTCAAACTTTGTCAAGGATACCCCCGTGGCACGGCGGTTCATTTTAGCGTATCTGGAAGGGGTCCGGTATTTTGACACGCACTTTGTCTATTCTCATCAGGGAGAAAATACCGTACTGAAAATCATTAGCCAGGATTCCGGGGATCCGGTATCATTACTCACTCACATCAATCCCGCAGGACTTTCTCCCTACGGCACTTTTTCTGTAGCTCAAGTTCAGCAAGATGAAAATTGGTACCAACAATATGGGACGGTGACCCATAATGTTCCTGCCACCAAATTAGTTAATTTAAGTTTTGTCAAATGGGCGGACAAAATTCTTGGGCCATACCATTATCCGAAGCATTCCCATCAATCATAA
- a CDS encoding ABC transporter permease, translating to MAQSIKTQNPSDNFQLVMRKPSSGHKSWTWGLRHSMNNRLIQLVSPLILLIVWEMIVLLGMVNAKFFPTPTQIVGSFWHLATTGLLYLDLKASLYRILAGFFLGAIPGLILGLLMGLFPFVRAVLEPVVSATYPIPKLALLPLFMLIFGIGNLEMILVIATGAIYLVLINTVSGVLEIPSIYWDVARDLKASGWDRFKTVALPGALPLIFTGLRLSMGMAVLLIVAAESDGANHGVGFLIWRAYDIYNIRQMYVAFVLLSLMGYLLTLIINEIEHLVVKWR from the coding sequence ATGGCCCAAAGTATTAAAACGCAAAATCCTTCAGATAATTTCCAACTCGTAATGCGTAAGCCTTCTTCAGGTCATAAGTCATGGACATGGGGTTTAAGGCATTCCATGAACAATCGCCTGATCCAACTGGTTTCACCCTTAATTCTTTTGATTGTCTGGGAAATGATTGTCCTCTTGGGCATGGTGAACGCGAAATTCTTTCCTACACCAACCCAAATCGTCGGATCATTTTGGCATCTGGCGACCACTGGATTATTATACCTTGATTTAAAGGCTAGCTTGTACCGGATATTGGCAGGTTTTTTTCTGGGCGCTATTCCCGGCTTGATTCTTGGTTTATTAATGGGATTATTTCCTTTCGTCCGGGCGGTTTTAGAGCCGGTGGTTTCGGCTACCTATCCTATTCCTAAATTAGCTCTGCTGCCGTTATTTATGCTGATTTTCGGTATTGGTAATCTTGAAATGATTTTGGTTATCGCAACCGGAGCCATTTATCTGGTGTTAATCAATACGGTTTCTGGGGTGTTAGAAATTCCCTCGATATATTGGGATGTTGCCAGAGATCTCAAAGCGAGTGGGTGGGACCGATTTAAAACGGTGGCTTTGCCTGGAGCGTTGCCACTTATTTTTACCGGTCTACGGTTGTCGATGGGAATGGCTGTCCTTTTGATTGTCGCGGCTGAAAGTGATGGAGCCAACCATGGCGTGGGCTTTTTGATTTGGCGAGCCTATGATATCTACAATATCCGTCAAATGTATGTGGCGTTTGTCCTCTTATCGTTAATGGGGTATCTCTTAACATTGATTATCAACGAAATTGAGCATCTCGTCGTTAAATGGCGGTAA
- a CDS encoding ABC transporter ATP-binding protein, whose translation MSEPRVSIEVKHVSKRFKSRQQEMEAITDISVNVMAGEFFCVVGPSGCGKTTLLRILAGLETQTAGEIVLHWQEGGRPLTTMVFQEPSAFPWMTVQQNVEYGLKLRKVPKSERQATTRHWIKKVGLEGFEHHYPSQLSGGMKQRVAIARAFANDPEILLMDEPFANLDEQTKLIMQQELIELWEANRKTVVFITHSIDEAIVLADRVMVLTARPGRIKQIFSVDFPRPRQIAELRSHPKFAALFSQIWTLLRTEVPQKREEVL comes from the coding sequence ATGTCTGAGCCTCGCGTAAGCATCGAAGTCAAGCATGTGAGTAAACGATTTAAAAGCCGACAGCAGGAAATGGAGGCGATCACGGATATTTCGGTGAATGTTATGGCGGGTGAATTTTTTTGTGTGGTAGGTCCTAGCGGGTGTGGGAAAACGACCTTGTTAAGGATTTTGGCGGGATTGGAAACACAAACAGCTGGAGAAATTGTCTTGCATTGGCAAGAGGGGGGAAGACCTCTTACCACCATGGTTTTCCAAGAACCATCGGCATTTCCGTGGATGACCGTTCAACAAAATGTGGAATATGGACTGAAGCTTCGTAAAGTGCCCAAGAGTGAACGCCAAGCTACAACCCGTCACTGGATTAAGAAAGTGGGCTTAGAAGGGTTTGAGCATCATTATCCCTCCCAGTTATCAGGAGGAATGAAACAGCGTGTGGCCATTGCCCGCGCTTTTGCTAACGATCCCGAAATTTTGCTGATGGATGAGCCGTTTGCTAATCTGGATGAACAAACCAAATTAATCATGCAACAAGAACTGATTGAATTATGGGAAGCAAATCGAAAGACCGTGGTTTTCATTACCCATTCAATAGACGAAGCCATCGTTCTCGCAGACCGAGTCATGGTATTAACGGCCAGGCCCGGACGAATAAAGCAAATTTTTTCTGTAGATTTCCCCCGCCCTCGCCAGATTGCCGAGTTGCGTTCTCACCCGAAATTTGCTGCGCTCTTTAGTCAAATTTGGACCCTATTGCGCACCGAAGTGCCCCAAAAACGTGAGGAAGTCCTATAA
- a CDS encoding acetamidase/formamidase family protein: MLSFHLSKSQAHLVWNNHLEPVLHVPNHATIEVEITNASGGQLSPTSQTEDVRQLDFSRVNPVTGPIYIDDAEPGDTLVVDILAVDVDNWGWTANIPGFGLLQDMFPHPHLRISQITDQYAELLPGLRIPVQPFIGTIGVALPQDGDHSLVPPRAQGGNMDIRHLVAGSRLYLPVAVKGALLSLGDTHAAQGDGEVAGTAIETNAMVTIRVHLEKNFSVTLPQLETPPHSQRHGHAWVTTGIGPDLFEAARQATRHMVSLICHRTGLPAIDAYLLTSVAADLKIAEIVDVPNWVVTMHLEKQIIDGGI; the protein is encoded by the coding sequence GTGCTGTCCTTTCATTTATCCAAATCACAAGCTCATCTTGTCTGGAATAATCATTTGGAACCCGTTCTTCATGTCCCCAATCATGCCACCATTGAGGTTGAGATCACAAATGCCTCGGGCGGTCAACTTAGCCCTACCTCACAAACTGAGGACGTCCGTCAACTCGATTTCTCCCGGGTTAATCCCGTGACAGGACCGATTTATATCGATGATGCCGAACCGGGGGATACCCTTGTCGTAGACATTTTAGCTGTCGATGTCGACAATTGGGGATGGACCGCCAATATTCCCGGCTTTGGATTATTACAGGACATGTTTCCTCATCCTCATTTACGCATTTCGCAAATCACGGACCAGTATGCGGAACTTTTACCGGGATTACGCATTCCTGTGCAGCCATTTATTGGCACTATCGGTGTGGCTCTTCCACAAGACGGTGACCATTCTTTAGTTCCCCCTCGCGCACAGGGCGGCAATATGGATATTCGGCACTTGGTCGCTGGATCGCGCCTGTATTTACCCGTGGCGGTGAAAGGTGCGCTCTTATCCCTAGGCGATACCCATGCGGCCCAGGGGGATGGGGAAGTGGCTGGTACAGCCATCGAAACTAACGCGATGGTTACAATTCGTGTTCATTTAGAAAAGAATTTTTCCGTCACGTTACCGCAACTCGAAACTCCTCCCCACTCTCAAAGACATGGCCACGCGTGGGTCACGACCGGTATAGGACCGGATTTATTTGAAGCCGCTCGCCAAGCCACACGCCATATGGTTTCTTTAATTTGTCACCGTACGGGATTACCAGCTATAGATGCCTATCTTCTCACCAGTGTAGCTGCTGATTTAAAGATTGCGGAAATCGTCGATGTGCCCAATTGGGTTGTAACAATGCATCTAGAAAAACAAATCATTGATGGTGGCATTTAA
- a CDS encoding phosphate-starvation-inducible PsiE family protein → MFESWLWGSVTAAFTIATVLVLADTFWLWIVNAHHLLTALHASIDPLMLAFLFAELAHTARVMQSTHHIRPELIITLASLASVRHLLVLLTVEGHPNFQQIWESGVLTAVFVIIWMIAAYVTARLPQSTSHSSGTPEP, encoded by the coding sequence ATGTTTGAATCTTGGCTATGGGGTAGCGTCACGGCCGCATTTACCATCGCGACTGTACTGGTGTTGGCCGACACGTTTTGGCTGTGGATTGTCAATGCCCATCATCTATTAACGGCTTTACATGCTAGCATCGACCCCTTAATGTTAGCCTTTCTCTTTGCTGAGCTCGCTCACACAGCTAGGGTCATGCAATCGACCCACCATATTCGCCCGGAATTGATCATCACGTTGGCTTCTTTAGCCTCGGTTCGTCACCTTTTGGTTCTCTTAACCGTGGAAGGCCACCCCAACTTTCAACAGATATGGGAAAGCGGTGTCTTAACAGCGGTTTTTGTTATCATTTGGATGATTGCCGCTTATGTTACAGCACGGTTGCCCCAATCCACATCCCATTCGTCCGGTACCCCAGAGCCATAG
- a CDS encoding Hsp20/alpha crystallin family protein, with translation MSLFPIRRTQQTIDVRDPFIRLQNDMNQLFDSLTRTFNWGFHDGMTYDTLLTPAADLVEDDANYYVRFDVPGVDAKDMSVSLEDHTLILSGEKQEEHRVNRARMYGTERIYGKFYREIPLPQDADTEHMRASLKHGVLTVTVPKTAIRTSKSIPIENE, from the coding sequence ATGAGTCTGTTTCCGATTCGGAGAACTCAACAAACTATCGACGTTCGTGATCCGTTTATTCGCCTGCAAAATGATATGAACCAACTATTCGATAGTTTAACACGCACTTTCAATTGGGGGTTTCATGATGGCATGACCTATGATACGTTGCTCACCCCAGCAGCCGACTTGGTAGAAGATGACGCAAACTATTATGTGCGCTTTGATGTACCCGGTGTTGACGCTAAAGATATGAGCGTAAGCCTTGAGGATCACACCTTAATTTTAAGTGGAGAAAAACAGGAAGAACACCGTGTCAACCGCGCACGTATGTATGGAACCGAACGGATTTATGGAAAATTTTATCGCGAGATTCCCTTGCCTCAAGATGCCGATACAGAGCACATGCGCGCTTCCTTGAAACATGGAGTGTTAACGGTAACCGTTCCTAAGACAGCGATACGCACCAGCAAATCGATACCCATCGAAAACGAATAG
- a CDS encoding GNAT family N-acetyltransferase: protein MVSRGKEYHVSDLSAFVAKREDEYAGALTYRVADGESECVTLNALYSYQGIGTALVLAWENWARQHHIKRLWLITSNDNLNALRFYQKRGFRLCCLYPGAIDVARRQKPSIPLWGDEGIPIHDEIELEKWLIP from the coding sequence ATGGTTTCGCGCGGTAAAGAGTATCATGTCTCTGATTTGTCTGCATTTGTTGCAAAGCGAGAGGATGAATATGCTGGAGCATTGACCTATCGGGTCGCTGACGGAGAATCGGAATGTGTAACACTAAATGCTTTATACAGTTATCAGGGGATTGGCACCGCGTTAGTCTTGGCATGGGAAAATTGGGCCCGGCAACATCATATTAAACGGTTGTGGCTCATCACCTCGAACGATAACTTAAACGCGCTGCGCTTTTATCAAAAACGTGGATTCCGGCTTTGTTGCCTATATCCGGGGGCGATTGATGTCGCACGTCGTCAAAAACCTTCTATTCCCCTGTGGGGCGATGAAGGAATTCCCATTCACGATGAAATAGAACTCGAAAAATGGCTGATACCATGA
- a CDS encoding cyclic-di-AMP receptor, whose amino-acid sequence MIVNRLLFIIVQSPDAQAVAKALTQNHIRFTQITSRGAFLNLGNTTFMIGTDHTTIPSILSIVEQHSQEREILAQRGYTTLHPDIYAYPTTVLVGGAIVFSLPVERYIHLI is encoded by the coding sequence ATGATTGTCAATCGCTTGCTCTTTATTATTGTCCAATCCCCAGACGCTCAAGCTGTAGCGAAAGCCTTAACCCAGAACCATATTCGCTTTACACAAATCACAAGCCGGGGCGCTTTTCTTAACCTGGGAAATACGACCTTCATGATTGGAACGGATCACACCACGATCCCTTCCATTTTGTCGATCGTTGAACAACATAGCCAAGAACGTGAGATCCTCGCACAAAGAGGTTACACAACCCTTCATCCCGATATTTATGCGTATCCCACAACTGTCTTGGTGGGTGGCGCCATTGTCTTCTCTCTGCCTGTGGAACGCTACATCCATCTCATTTAA
- a CDS encoding ABC transporter ATP-binding protein: protein MILERDQSSPITVPIGTFRRLLGYLLPYRQKLLIAFSVLLAATATDVVQPILIKIFLDQYLIPRHFPRVVLAELGALYLSLVIVTAVLNIIQLQLFQILALDIIQRLRIELFDKAQDIALSFFDRTPVGVIVSRITNDTQAILDMFMTVLSTFVQNITVLGGILIAMFSLNAHLALYCLILVPVLMGVMALYRKFSSPVFHRARQQLALLNAKLNESLQGMAIIQSMRQEHRMRREFGQINDAYRRARFRNMQLNSLLLRPLNDVIYSLTLIFILWYFGITSFAHAVNIGVLYAFVAYLSRFFEPINNMMQRLNFFQQAMVSAERVFQILDHDELAPRKIGQDQPQITQGEVVFDDVSFSYDGQTDVLKHISFTAHPGQTVAIVGHTGSGKSSIINLLMRFYPVERGHIYIDGVDLRHYSSQELRRKIGLVLQEPFLFFGDITSNIRLGNHFISDDDVVQAAQFVQADRFIRQLPEGYHAPIGERGATLSTGQRQLLSFARTMAMSPIILALDEATANVDTETEDAIQQALTQMRHGRTTIAIAHRLSTIQDADLIIVLHHGEIVEQGTHQELLARQGLYYKMYLLQQGQTL from the coding sequence ATGATCCTCGAACGTGATCAATCTTCACCCATAACGGTGCCGATAGGAACGTTTCGTCGGTTGCTAGGGTATTTGCTTCCCTACCGTCAAAAATTGCTTATCGCGTTTTCCGTGTTGTTGGCAGCCACCGCGACCGATGTGGTGCAGCCCATTTTGATTAAGATTTTCCTTGATCAATATCTGATTCCCCGGCATTTTCCCCGGGTCGTATTAGCAGAGTTGGGGGCATTATATCTGAGCCTTGTCATCGTCACCGCTGTCCTTAACATCATCCAGTTACAACTGTTTCAAATTCTCGCCCTCGATATTATCCAACGTTTGCGTATTGAATTATTTGATAAGGCGCAAGATATTGCCCTGTCATTTTTTGACCGCACGCCCGTTGGGGTCATTGTATCTCGGATTACGAATGATACCCAAGCCATTTTGGACATGTTCATGACGGTGCTGTCGACCTTTGTCCAAAACATCACAGTCTTAGGCGGCATTCTGATCGCCATGTTTTCCTTAAATGCCCATTTAGCATTGTACTGTCTCATCTTAGTGCCTGTCTTGATGGGGGTTATGGCCCTATACCGGAAATTTAGTTCGCCAGTCTTTCATCGTGCACGCCAGCAACTCGCCTTACTTAACGCCAAACTGAATGAGTCATTGCAAGGGATGGCAATTATTCAATCCATGCGCCAGGAGCATAGGATGCGCCGGGAATTTGGACAAATCAATGATGCTTACCGCAGGGCACGATTTCGTAACATGCAATTAAATAGCTTGTTGTTGCGTCCCCTCAATGACGTCATCTACTCCTTAACTCTCATTTTCATTCTCTGGTATTTTGGCATCACCTCTTTTGCACACGCTGTCAATATCGGTGTGCTTTATGCATTTGTGGCATATTTAAGCCGATTTTTTGAACCCATTAATAACATGATGCAACGGTTGAATTTCTTTCAACAGGCGATGGTATCAGCTGAACGTGTTTTTCAAATTCTCGACCACGACGAATTAGCTCCTCGAAAAATCGGTCAAGACCAGCCCCAGATTACTCAGGGTGAAGTCGTCTTTGACGATGTATCTTTCTCTTATGACGGCCAAACTGATGTGCTAAAGCATATCAGTTTTACTGCCCATCCCGGTCAAACGGTGGCGATTGTAGGGCATACCGGGAGTGGCAAAAGTTCTATCATCAATTTACTCATGCGATTTTATCCCGTGGAACGGGGCCACATTTATATTGATGGTGTCGATTTACGCCACTACTCTTCGCAGGAATTACGGCGAAAGATTGGTTTGGTCTTACAAGAACCCTTTCTCTTCTTCGGGGATATTACGTCCAATATTCGTTTAGGCAATCACTTCATTTCAGATGATGATGTCGTCCAAGCAGCACAATTTGTCCAAGCCGATAGATTTATTCGCCAGCTCCCAGAAGGATATCATGCGCCCATTGGAGAGCGGGGGGCCACTTTATCAACCGGCCAGCGCCAATTACTTTCATTTGCCCGAACGATGGCGATGAGTCCGATCATCTTGGCCCTTGATGAAGCGACGGCCAATGTCGATACCGAAACAGAAGATGCCATACAACAAGCACTAACACAAATGCGTCATGGACGCACTACCATCGCTATTGCCCATCGGCTGTCAACAATCCAAGATGCCGATCTTATCATCGTGTTACATCATGGGGAAATCGTGGAACAAGGAACACACCAGGAGTTACTCGCCCGCCAAGGCCTTTATTACAAGATGTATTTATTGCAACAGGGGCAAACATTGTAA
- a CDS encoding ABC transporter transmembrane domain-containing protein, whose protein sequence is MRVFLDLMWFFRRHPTRYIVGILLLMMVALLSLIPPRIVGLIINNLTHHTLTRGKLYDDLLIILITALVTYVIRYLWRILLFGGAIQLGAELRTRLYDHFTLMSPEFYHHKRIGDLMAHSTNDVQAIQDTASEGVLTLVDSITTGTVVITTMAFINWKLTIISLLPMPLMAYAVTRYGKMLHNRFYLAQAAFSDINDRVQEYVSGIRVVRAFGQEQWERENFVALSRDVVNKSVAVARIDSLFDPTISVIVGLSYFLSIAVGAWFVVHGSLNLGSLTTFTLYLGQLIWPMLAFGFLFNIVERGSASYERVKHLLAIAPAVTNRPHAVDVVPTGRVAFDIHHFCYPENDRPVLKDIVLEIEKGQTLGIVGRTGSGKTTLMRLLLREFDLKTGEGDILIGNVSIYDVTLDALRQSIAYAPQDAFIFSETVAQNIAFGKPDATHDEIVNAAYLASILEDVQQFPQGFETVVGERGTNLSGGQKQRISIARALLQNAEILLLDDTLSAVDARTETHILDSIKKNRQGRTTIIATHRLRTVEHADQIIVLENGTIVERGTHESLWALGGRYWDMYRRQQLETQVEQGGIEV, encoded by the coding sequence GTGCGCGTTTTTTTGGATCTGATGTGGTTCTTCCGCCGTCATCCGACTCGCTATATTGTGGGCATTTTGCTTCTTATGATGGTTGCCCTATTATCCTTGATTCCTCCGCGTATTGTTGGACTGATCATTAACAATTTAACGCATCATACACTCACGCGCGGAAAACTTTACGATGACCTGCTCATTATTTTGATCACGGCTTTGGTCACCTATGTCATTCGGTATTTGTGGCGCATTTTGCTATTTGGGGGAGCCATTCAATTAGGCGCGGAGCTTCGGACCAGACTCTATGATCATTTCACTCTGATGTCTCCGGAATTTTACCACCATAAACGCATCGGCGATCTGATGGCCCACTCAACCAATGATGTACAAGCGATTCAAGACACAGCTTCTGAAGGCGTACTCACATTGGTGGATTCCATTACGACCGGCACTGTCGTCATTACGACCATGGCTTTTATTAATTGGAAACTCACGATAATTTCATTGCTTCCGATGCCCCTCATGGCCTATGCTGTCACCCGCTATGGCAAGATGCTTCACAACCGTTTCTATCTGGCGCAAGCCGCGTTCTCTGACATCAATGACCGGGTTCAAGAATATGTATCGGGAATTCGCGTGGTGCGTGCATTTGGTCAAGAACAGTGGGAACGGGAGAATTTCGTGGCTCTTTCCCGTGATGTTGTCAACAAAAGTGTGGCCGTAGCCCGCATCGACTCCCTCTTCGACCCAACCATTTCGGTCATTGTGGGACTCTCGTACTTTTTGTCTATTGCGGTTGGGGCATGGTTTGTCGTGCATGGATCATTAAATTTAGGGAGCCTAACAACTTTTACACTCTATCTCGGTCAATTAATCTGGCCTATGTTGGCTTTCGGTTTCTTATTTAATATCGTCGAACGGGGAAGTGCATCATATGAACGCGTTAAACATTTGTTAGCAATCGCACCAGCAGTGACAAATCGTCCACACGCGGTGGATGTCGTGCCGACGGGCCGGGTTGCCTTTGATATCCATCACTTTTGTTATCCAGAAAATGATCGTCCCGTTCTTAAAGACATCGTCTTAGAGATTGAGAAAGGACAAACGCTCGGCATTGTCGGCCGTACCGGATCAGGGAAAACCACATTGATGCGCTTACTCCTGCGCGAATTTGATCTGAAGACTGGCGAAGGCGATATTCTCATAGGCAATGTATCGATTTATGACGTCACATTAGATGCCTTACGCCAAAGCATTGCGTATGCGCCCCAAGATGCATTCATTTTTTCAGAAACTGTGGCTCAAAACATTGCCTTTGGTAAACCCGATGCGACCCATGATGAGATTGTGAATGCGGCCTATCTCGCCAGTATTCTTGAGGATGTTCAACAATTTCCTCAAGGATTTGAAACAGTAGTAGGCGAACGCGGAACGAATTTATCGGGGGGACAAAAGCAGCGGATATCCATTGCGCGAGCCCTGCTCCAAAATGCTGAAATCTTGTTGCTTGATGACACTCTTTCAGCGGTCGATGCCCGCACAGAGACCCACATTTTAGACAGTATTAAAAAGAATCGGCAAGGACGAACCACGATTATCGCCACCCACCGCTTGCGAACGGTAGAGCACGCAGACCAAATCATTGTGCTCGAAAATGGCACCATTGTCGAACGCGGAACGCATGAAAGTTTATGGGCTCTTGGGGGTCGGTATTGGGACATGTACCGGCGCCAGCAACTTGAAACTCAAGTCGAGCAAGGAGGCATTGAGGTATGA